One window of Phycisphaeraceae bacterium genomic DNA carries:
- a CDS encoding copper-translocating P-type ATPase: MSCAGCASGIERSLLRLPNISLASVSFASATATVQFNLPSGPTSQDIDGVLGAIRALGFDAAVAQKLDIEQPVPDPKPGSRTLELAEIRLIIALVCTLPVFVIAMSHGTIPWLHGALSNWVQLVLTTPVLFFAGWPLICGAWRSTRARTANMDTLVTLGTGAAYFFSAYSTVASSLLTHNPPHDSPSHAPVYFETTAVVILLILVGKRLESRATRRAADAIDRLVTLRPPRATIESDHGLREVDARSLKVGDLLVVRPGERVAADANIVSGSSALDESLLTGESLPIDKAVGDTIHSGTLNTTGSLRARVSSPPGDAMLDRIIRLVQEAQSGKAPISRLADRVSAWLVPLVLLTSLLTFCCWYLVFPTENSLHFALSASVSVLVISCPCALGLATPTAIMAATGRAAGRGILFSDAAMLEQAHKITLVAFDKTGTLTRGNPTVSSIYAVPGVDETELLRTAASLEQSSEHPIARAIVAEATRRGLSLATGIDTTITAGSGLKANLNGRTVLVGTMDFLASHGADTSPLASAIECAAARAESIVAVAIADQPSGVIGISDAIRPEAAEAVDRLNAMGIRVALLSGDHEHAVRVAAASVGITESHARLRPEDKAAFIKSYRSSGELVAMVGDGVNDAPALALADVGFAFGSGVDAAAEVADVTIMRNDPRSVAETIALSARTLAIIRQNLCWAFGYNLVSIPLAAGLFYPVTGWLLSPMIAGLAMSLSSISVVLNSLRLR; encoded by the coding sequence ATGTCCTGCGCCGGCTGTGCTTCCGGCATCGAACGCTCGCTGCTCCGGCTCCCAAACATCAGCCTCGCGAGCGTGAGTTTCGCCTCCGCTACCGCCACGGTTCAGTTCAACCTGCCATCGGGTCCGACGTCGCAGGACATCGACGGCGTGCTTGGCGCGATCCGCGCTCTCGGGTTCGACGCCGCGGTCGCACAGAAACTCGACATCGAGCAGCCCGTTCCCGATCCCAAACCAGGCTCGAGGACGCTGGAACTCGCGGAGATACGCCTCATTATCGCCCTCGTCTGCACCCTCCCGGTCTTCGTGATCGCCATGTCGCACGGCACGATCCCGTGGTTGCACGGCGCGCTGTCTAACTGGGTCCAACTCGTTCTCACAACACCGGTCCTGTTCTTCGCCGGCTGGCCGCTGATCTGCGGTGCGTGGCGAAGCACCCGAGCAAGGACCGCGAACATGGACACGCTCGTGACGCTCGGCACGGGAGCCGCGTACTTCTTCTCCGCTTACTCGACGGTCGCGTCATCTCTCCTCACACACAATCCGCCGCATGACTCCCCATCGCACGCACCGGTCTACTTCGAGACAACCGCAGTCGTCATCCTGCTCATCCTCGTCGGCAAGCGGCTCGAATCACGCGCGACGCGCAGGGCAGCCGACGCGATCGATCGCCTCGTCACGCTCCGCCCCCCCCGCGCGACCATCGAGAGCGATCACGGACTTCGCGAGGTCGATGCCCGCTCGCTGAAAGTCGGAGATCTCCTTGTCGTGCGCCCGGGCGAGCGCGTCGCGGCCGATGCGAACATCGTCAGCGGATCATCCGCGCTCGACGAATCGCTCCTGACCGGCGAGAGTTTGCCCATCGATAAAGCCGTCGGCGACACGATTCACTCCGGCACGCTCAACACAACCGGGTCTCTCCGTGCACGGGTTTCCTCGCCGCCTGGCGACGCCATGCTCGACCGGATCATCCGTCTCGTTCAGGAGGCCCAGTCGGGCAAAGCCCCGATTTCACGCCTCGCGGACCGCGTGAGCGCGTGGCTGGTTCCACTCGTGCTGCTCACCTCGCTCCTGACGTTCTGCTGCTGGTACCTCGTCTTTCCGACAGAGAATTCCCTCCACTTCGCGCTCAGCGCCAGCGTTTCTGTGCTCGTGATCTCCTGCCCGTGCGCCCTCGGTCTGGCGACCCCGACAGCGATCATGGCCGCTACGGGCCGAGCCGCTGGCCGGGGCATCCTGTTCTCAGATGCCGCCATGCTCGAACAGGCCCACAAGATCACGCTCGTCGCGTTCGACAAGACCGGCACGCTCACGCGCGGAAATCCCACCGTCTCCTCAATCTACGCAGTGCCCGGCGTGGACGAGACCGAACTCCTGCGAACCGCCGCGTCCCTCGAGCAGTCCAGCGAACACCCGATCGCCCGCGCCATCGTCGCCGAAGCGACCCGCCGAGGCCTCTCTCTCGCGACAGGCATCGACACGACCATCACCGCCGGATCGGGACTCAAAGCAAACCTCAACGGGCGCACGGTGCTCGTCGGAACGATGGACTTTCTTGCCTCTCACGGTGCCGACACCTCACCCCTCGCGTCAGCTATTGAGTGTGCCGCAGCCCGCGCCGAGAGCATCGTTGCGGTCGCGATCGCGGACCAGCCATCAGGTGTCATCGGAATCTCAGACGCCATCAGACCTGAGGCCGCGGAGGCCGTCGATCGCCTCAATGCGATGGGGATCCGAGTCGCGCTCCTGAGCGGCGACCACGAGCACGCCGTCCGCGTAGCCGCGGCATCCGTCGGCATCACCGAGTCTCATGCTCGCCTGCGGCCCGAAGACAAAGCCGCGTTCATCAAGTCCTACAGATCGAGCGGTGAGCTCGTCGCCATGGTCGGCGATGGCGTCAACGACGCTCCCGCGCTCGCGCTGGCCGATGTCGGTTTCGCGTTCGGCTCTGGCGTTGACGCCGCAGCCGAGGTCGCCGACGTCACCATCATGCGCAACGACCCACGCTCCGTCGCCGAGACAATCGCGCTCTCAGCCCGAACACTGGCCATCATCCGCCAGAATCTCTGCTGGGCGTTTGGCTACAACCTCGTTTCGATTCCGCTGGCGGCCGGCCTCTTCTACCCCGTCACCGGCTGGCTTCTCTCGCCGATGATCGCAGGGCTTGCGATGTCCCTCAGCAGTATCAGCGTCGTTCTGAACAGTCTCAGGCTTCGATGA
- a CDS encoding LysR family transcriptional regulator, with amino-acid sequence MDIRQLTYFVAAAEVGTISKAAERCGIAQPSLSQQVRKLEDSLGVDLFDRVGKGVALTDAGRALLPRARRILADVREAEANIKRESEAGAATISIGAIPTMAPYLLPRAVERLRHQWPDAEIMIQEAMTEQLIDALVDMVIDCAVVSTPIVHDQIDVEVIGTEALLLAMPVGHARANRGVASWMDLRGEPTVTLREMHCLGRQIEGFCTSRGMAARVVCRTAQLATVFELVGLGLGVSIVPEMAAVHEGTEKWRYARLTGEAPAREIAVAWRKDRSRANGARRLVELIAEDLRAGRHTLQRRRAGTR; translated from the coding sequence ATGGACATTCGGCAGCTCACTTACTTCGTCGCGGCAGCGGAAGTGGGGACGATCAGCAAGGCGGCGGAGCGGTGCGGGATCGCGCAGCCATCGCTCAGCCAGCAGGTTCGGAAACTTGAGGACTCGCTCGGCGTGGACCTGTTCGACCGGGTCGGGAAGGGTGTGGCACTGACCGACGCAGGGAGGGCGCTGCTGCCGCGGGCGAGGCGGATTCTCGCGGACGTGCGAGAGGCCGAGGCGAACATCAAGCGAGAGTCTGAAGCGGGGGCGGCGACGATCTCGATCGGCGCGATACCAACGATGGCACCGTACCTCTTGCCTCGGGCGGTGGAGCGGCTTCGTCATCAGTGGCCTGATGCAGAGATCATGATCCAGGAGGCAATGACCGAGCAGCTCATTGATGCGCTGGTCGATATGGTGATCGATTGCGCGGTCGTGAGCACGCCGATCGTTCATGATCAGATAGACGTTGAGGTGATCGGGACAGAGGCGTTGCTGCTGGCGATGCCTGTTGGTCATGCGAGGGCGAACAGGGGTGTTGCATCGTGGATGGATCTGCGTGGCGAGCCCACTGTGACGTTGCGGGAGATGCACTGTCTGGGCCGGCAGATCGAGGGTTTCTGCACTTCACGCGGCATGGCGGCGAGGGTCGTGTGCAGAACGGCCCAGCTGGCCACGGTCTTCGAGCTTGTCGGGCTCGGGCTCGGCGTCTCGATTGTACCGGAGATGGCGGCAGTGCATGAAGGAACTGAGAAGTGGCGGTACGCGCGGCTCACAGGTGAGGCGCCGGCGAGAGAGATCGCCGTCGCGTGGCGGAAGGACAGGAGTCGTGCAAATGGCGCACGCAGACTGGTGGAATTGATCGCAGAGGACCTTCGTGCCGGTCGGCACACGCTCCAGAGGCGGCGAGCCGGTACGCGGTGA
- a CDS encoding catalase, whose amino-acid sequence MSNQNGSNAPQCPLTTANGAPIGVQQALTAGPRGPVLMQDVQLLEQMQHFNRERIPERVVHAKGSGAYGTFTVTHDVTRYTKAGFLSSVGKTTETFLRFSTVAGERGAADAERDVRGFAVKFYTEEGNWDLVGNNTPVFFVRDPYKFQNFIHTQKRHPATNLRDLDMQWDFWSLCPESLHQVTILMSDRGIPATYRHLNGYGSHTYSMVNREGDRVWVKFHFKTMQGIKNLSDDEASRLIGDDRESHQRDLYNSIARGEFPKWRVCIQVMTQSQADSFRWNPFDLTKVWPHAEFPLIEVGVLELNRNPENYFAEVEQAAFKPSALVPGIGASPDKMLQARLMSYADTHLHRLGVNHHQIPVNKPRCPVMNYIRDGAITDGSYGAAPNYWPNSHAGTPRPNAAHADPAWNLGQVVVDRFDSTGGHDDFTQPGNLYRMLDEAHRDRLTTRIAGGLSQARKEIQLRQLCHFFRADADYGTRVAKKLGVDTAAFTPSSLQELKHEAAVGAGQP is encoded by the coding sequence ATGTCAAACCAGAACGGGTCCAACGCCCCTCAATGTCCACTCACGACCGCCAACGGAGCCCCGATTGGCGTGCAGCAGGCGCTGACCGCCGGCCCCCGGGGTCCCGTCCTCATGCAGGATGTTCAACTCCTCGAGCAGATGCAGCACTTCAACCGCGAACGCATCCCGGAGCGCGTCGTACACGCCAAGGGATCCGGCGCGTACGGCACCTTCACCGTCACACACGACGTCACACGCTATACGAAAGCCGGGTTCCTCTCGTCTGTCGGCAAGACAACCGAGACCTTCCTCCGCTTCTCAACCGTCGCGGGCGAACGCGGCGCGGCCGATGCCGAACGCGACGTGCGCGGCTTCGCCGTCAAGTTCTACACCGAAGAAGGAAACTGGGACCTGGTCGGCAACAACACACCGGTCTTCTTTGTCCGCGATCCCTACAAATTCCAGAACTTCATCCACACCCAGAAGCGCCACCCCGCCACAAACCTCCGCGACCTCGACATGCAGTGGGATTTCTGGTCGCTCTGTCCCGAGTCACTCCACCAGGTCACGATCCTGATGAGCGACAGAGGCATCCCGGCGACCTATCGCCACCTCAACGGATACGGAAGCCACACCTACTCCATGGTCAACAGAGAGGGTGATCGCGTCTGGGTCAAATTCCACTTCAAAACCATGCAGGGGATCAAGAACCTCTCCGATGATGAGGCCTCGCGCCTGATCGGAGACGACCGCGAAAGCCATCAGCGCGACCTCTACAACTCGATCGCCCGAGGCGAGTTCCCGAAGTGGCGCGTCTGCATCCAGGTCATGACGCAGTCTCAGGCAGACTCGTTCCGCTGGAATCCGTTCGATCTCACCAAGGTCTGGCCCCACGCCGAATTCCCGCTCATCGAGGTCGGCGTGCTCGAACTCAACCGAAACCCCGAGAACTACTTCGCCGAGGTCGAGCAGGCCGCGTTCAAACCCTCCGCTCTCGTCCCCGGCATCGGCGCATCGCCCGACAAGATGCTCCAGGCCCGTCTGATGTCATACGCCGACACCCACCTGCATCGTCTCGGTGTCAACCACCATCAGATACCAGTCAACAAGCCGCGCTGCCCCGTCATGAACTACATCCGCGATGGCGCGATCACCGACGGCTCGTACGGCGCGGCTCCAAACTACTGGCCGAACAGCCACGCTGGCACACCACGCCCGAACGCCGCACACGCCGATCCCGCGTGGAACCTCGGACAGGTCGTTGTCGATCGCTTCGACTCAACCGGCGGCCATGACGACTTCACGCAGCCCGGCAATCTCTACAGGATGCTCGACGAAGCCCACCGCGACCGACTCACCACCCGCATCGCCGGCGGTCTCTCGCAGGCACGGAAGGAGATCCAGCTGCGCCAGCTCTGCCACTTCTTCCGCGCCGATGCCGACTACGGAACCCGCGTCGCCAAGAAACTCGGCGTTGATACCGCCGCGTTCACGCCATCTAGTCTCCAGGAACTCAAGCACGAGGCCGCAGTCGGTGCCGGACAGCCGTAA
- a CDS encoding YbaN family protein, which translates to MTTLPTNLSGADTCEIRTAHVQQPKSLSPVRILLAGTGIGCVGLAGVGAIVPGLPTTVFLIIAVWCFTRSCPWLTDRLVRNRFFGPFLRYLEPGAIMPRRAKVVAISAMWLAIIFSCALLLSRSVSPLIPAIIMLSGIIGTLCIVRQGHTARQSPAFTPEHAGQ; encoded by the coding sequence TTGACGACGCTGCCCACCAACCTCTCCGGTGCCGACACGTGCGAGATTCGCACTGCGCACGTTCAGCAGCCGAAGTCGCTCTCGCCTGTTCGCATCTTGCTCGCGGGAACAGGCATCGGCTGTGTCGGGCTTGCCGGCGTTGGCGCGATCGTGCCGGGACTCCCCACCACCGTCTTCCTCATCATTGCTGTCTGGTGCTTCACCCGATCCTGCCCGTGGCTCACGGATCGACTGGTACGCAACCGCTTCTTCGGACCATTCCTTCGATATCTCGAGCCAGGCGCAATCATGCCGCGTCGGGCCAAAGTCGTCGCGATCTCCGCGATGTGGCTCGCGATCATCTTCTCGTGCGCACTCTTGCTCTCCCGGTCCGTCTCGCCTCTCATCCCCGCCATCATCATGCTCTCCGGCATCATCGGAACACTCTGCATCGTGCGGCAAGGACACACCGCCAGACAATCCCCCGCGTTCACACCCGAACACGCAGGGCAATGA
- a CDS encoding ACP S-malonyltransferase: MAIPPHVIICPGQGAQAIGMAKTWCELSPEARKVFEVADSALGTRLGHTLSDLCFNGPAERLNQTDASQPAIYTASIACWRGLLAEWSMGANETDLVATAGLSLGEYTALCIAGALSFEDGLELVTLRGRAMQDAAEAQPSSMLALIGADEPQARTVCDKAAEGDVLVPANFNAPGQIVLSGHKAAITRAASVATDLGLRATELAVAGAFHSPLMAPAADRLRDALARTPIRAPRCPVISNVTASPHRAEDSTLEDSIRQRLVDQLTSPVRWAESCQTLSSLASTRPGVEFHELAPGKTLAGLMRRIDRNIKVTTHEDPTQTHAA, translated from the coding sequence ATGGCGATCCCTCCACACGTGATCATCTGCCCCGGCCAAGGTGCCCAAGCGATCGGCATGGCCAAGACTTGGTGCGAGCTTTCCCCTGAGGCCCGCAAGGTCTTCGAAGTTGCCGATTCCGCGCTCGGAACACGTCTCGGGCACACGCTTTCCGATCTCTGCTTCAACGGCCCTGCCGAACGACTCAATCAGACCGACGCCTCGCAGCCCGCGATCTACACCGCGAGCATCGCGTGCTGGCGCGGCCTGCTCGCCGAATGGTCGATGGGAGCCAACGAGACCGACCTCGTCGCCACCGCAGGCCTCTCATTAGGTGAGTACACCGCGCTCTGCATCGCAGGCGCACTATCCTTTGAAGACGGCCTGGAACTCGTCACGCTCCGCGGCCGCGCAATGCAGGACGCCGCCGAAGCACAGCCATCCTCAATGCTCGCCCTCATCGGTGCCGATGAGCCCCAGGCCCGAACCGTGTGCGACAAAGCCGCCGAGGGCGATGTCCTCGTACCCGCTAATTTCAATGCGCCCGGTCAGATCGTGCTGAGCGGCCACAAAGCCGCGATCACACGTGCCGCCTCCGTCGCGACCGATCTCGGCCTCCGCGCCACAGAACTCGCTGTCGCCGGCGCGTTCCACTCGCCGCTCATGGCCCCCGCCGCAGACCGTCTACGTGACGCACTCGCCCGCACGCCGATCCGCGCGCCCCGCTGCCCCGTCATCTCGAATGTCACGGCAAGCCCCCACAGAGCCGAAGATTCCACTCTCGAAGACTCCATCCGCCAGAGACTCGTGGACCAACTGACCTCACCCGTGCGATGGGCGGAATCGTGCCAGACGCTTTCATCTCTCGCCTCCACCCGTCCGGGAGTTGAGTTCCACGAACTCGCGCCGGGAAAGACCCTCGCTGGACTGATGCGACGCATCGACAGAAACATCAAGGTGACGACCCATGAAGACCCCACACAGACACACGCAGCGTAA
- the fabG gene encoding 3-oxoacyl-[acyl-carrier-protein] reductase has protein sequence MSDIRTAIVTGASRGIGKAIALRLARDGRHVALVSRSAGPLGDVKHAIEAAGGKASVFAADVADNKAFAETIEKIATDLGRIDILVNNAGITKDGLILRMSDEDWNTVIQTNLTSCFVAIRAAARHMMRGKFGRIVNISSTSGVVGNAGQANYAAAKAGLIGLSKTVARELGGKNITCNVVAPGFIETDMTSDLPAEIKDKIQQMMAIRRLGVSDDIAAAIAYLTADDAGYITGQTICVDGGMTMC, from the coding sequence ATGTCCGACATTCGCACCGCTATCGTCACCGGCGCATCCCGCGGCATCGGAAAGGCCATCGCCCTCCGACTCGCCAGAGACGGCCGCCACGTCGCGCTCGTCTCACGCTCAGCAGGACCACTCGGCGACGTCAAACACGCCATCGAAGCCGCCGGCGGCAAAGCATCTGTCTTCGCCGCCGACGTCGCCGACAACAAGGCATTCGCTGAAACCATCGAGAAAATCGCGACCGATCTCGGGCGCATCGACATCCTCGTGAACAACGCTGGCATCACGAAAGACGGGCTCATCCTTCGCATGTCCGACGAAGACTGGAACACCGTCATCCAGACGAACCTCACCTCCTGCTTCGTCGCGATCAGGGCCGCCGCACGCCACATGATGCGCGGCAAGTTCGGCCGCATCGTCAACATCTCGTCAACCTCCGGCGTCGTCGGCAACGCCGGACAGGCCAACTACGCCGCTGCAAAGGCCGGTCTCATCGGCCTCTCCAAGACCGTCGCCCGCGAACTCGGCGGCAAGAACATCACCTGCAACGTCGTCGCCCCGGGTTTCATCGAGACCGACATGACCTCAGACCTCCCCGCGGAGATCAAGGACAAAATCCAGCAGATGATGGCCATCCGCCGCCTCGGCGTCTCTGACGACATCGCCGCGGCCATCGCCTACCTCACGGCCGACGATGCGGGCTACATCACCGGCCAGACGATCTGTGTTGACGGCGGCATGACGATGTGTTAG
- a CDS encoding transposase yields the protein MKKSRYTEEQIAFALRQAESGTPIVEVCRKMGISEQTFFRWKKKFAGMGITEVRRLKQLEEENRKLKALVADLALDKAMLQDALRGKL from the coding sequence ATGAAGAAGTCGAGGTACACGGAAGAACAGATCGCGTTCGCGTTGAGGCAGGCGGAGAGCGGCACACCGATCGTCGAGGTCTGCCGGAAGATGGGGATCTCGGAGCAGACGTTCTTTCGGTGGAAGAAGAAGTTCGCGGGGATGGGGATCACTGAGGTCCGGCGGCTCAAGCAGTTGGAGGAAGAGAACCGCAAGCTCAAGGCGTTGGTGGCGGATCTTGCGCTGGATAAGGCGATGCTGCAGGATGCCCTGCGGGGAAAACTCTGA
- a CDS encoding IS5 family transposase: MNRKRVYRLYRQEGLCVGRHKPRRHRSAVTRPARTTAMRVNESWSMDFMADQLFDGRKFRLLTLVDDFSREQAVEKVLLSGRIRNGWCCEQLGMKGKPERQAAVYHTFNVEDLIEPGHPLRAIKRMVDRALADMSRTFKAAYSDRGRPSIPPETLLKALLLQCLYTIRSERELCRRLKTDLLFRWFLDLQPSDDVFDHSVFTHNRVRLSEHGITQKFFDHVVKQAIDAGLTSDEHFTVDGSLIQSHASLKSLKKIEREAAGEDDGGDPPTSAGGTRGRNPSVDFKGERRTNATHQSTTDPEAKLYRKGDGVGAFLCHSGHALTENRHGLVMCVRVDEACGTAERENTLAMLDHLERRHGVRPETLGADKGYDAGPFLLELERRWIEPHVAIKAGKIDPTSERADDGTWARWFARGEQRTAAFRKSQRRRKLVEEFFGWAKTVAGMRRARHVGREKISQCFDLAAAAYNLVRMKNLLAG, encoded by the coding sequence GTGAACCGCAAGCGCGTGTATCGGCTGTACCGGCAGGAGGGGCTCTGTGTGGGCCGGCACAAGCCGCGGCGGCATCGCAGCGCGGTGACCAGGCCTGCGCGGACGACGGCGATGCGGGTGAACGAGAGCTGGAGCATGGACTTCATGGCCGACCAGCTCTTCGACGGGCGGAAGTTTCGGCTGTTGACGTTGGTGGATGACTTCAGCCGCGAGCAGGCCGTTGAAAAAGTGCTCTTGAGCGGGCGCATCCGCAACGGCTGGTGCTGCGAACAGTTGGGTATGAAGGGCAAACCCGAGCGTCAGGCGGCAGTCTATCACACGTTCAACGTCGAGGACCTGATCGAGCCCGGCCATCCGCTGCGTGCGATCAAGCGGATGGTCGATCGCGCTCTGGCGGACATGTCCCGGACGTTCAAGGCCGCGTACAGCGATCGTGGCCGCCCGAGCATCCCGCCCGAGACGCTGCTCAAGGCCCTGCTCTTGCAGTGCCTGTACACGATCCGGTCCGAACGCGAGCTGTGCCGGCGGCTGAAGACCGACCTGCTGTTCCGCTGGTTCCTGGACCTCCAGCCGTCGGACGACGTGTTCGATCACTCGGTCTTCACGCACAACCGAGTGCGGCTGAGCGAGCATGGGATCACACAGAAGTTCTTCGACCACGTGGTGAAGCAGGCGATTGATGCCGGGCTGACCAGCGACGAGCACTTCACCGTGGACGGCTCCCTGATCCAGAGCCATGCGTCGCTCAAGAGTCTCAAGAAGATCGAGCGGGAGGCCGCCGGAGAGGATGATGGGGGCGATCCGCCGACATCGGCCGGAGGCACGCGGGGACGCAACCCGTCTGTGGACTTCAAGGGGGAGCGTCGCACCAACGCCACGCACCAGAGCACGACCGACCCCGAGGCGAAGCTGTACAGGAAGGGCGACGGCGTGGGCGCGTTCCTCTGCCACTCGGGGCATGCGCTCACCGAGAACCGGCATGGGCTGGTGATGTGCGTGCGTGTGGACGAGGCGTGCGGCACGGCCGAGCGTGAGAACACGCTGGCGATGCTCGATCATCTGGAGCGGCGGCACGGCGTGCGTCCGGAGACACTGGGCGCCGACAAGGGGTACGACGCGGGGCCGTTCCTCTTGGAACTGGAGCGGCGTTGGATCGAGCCGCACGTGGCCATCAAGGCCGGGAAGATCGATCCGACCAGCGAGCGGGCCGACGACGGGACCTGGGCCCGATGGTTCGCACGCGGCGAGCAACGCACCGCGGCGTTCCGGAAGAGCCAACGCCGACGAAAGCTGGTGGAGGAGTTCTTCGGATGGGCCAAGACGGTGGCGGGGATGAGAAGAGCCAGGCACGTGGGACGCGAGAAGATCAGCCAGTGCTTCGATCTGGCGGCCGCGGCGTACAACCTCGTGCGGATGAAGAACCTGCTGGCCGGGTGA
- a CDS encoding Hint domain-containing protein: MSQVLVADHLLPFPQMHLGHKGIFIDRLDAAVVDSAANESPRLVPFGHTICHNRNRLYSPQLGRFFQLDPNATAMALLEASVYHGKGVGALALAFSAEDMYGDGMNLYEYLGSNPWNRSDPLGLSWDPFDMVDEFLAEDAGSKAAFMQAIGMSAKATAVLAATIASYLPIPGLASAGDLALFALGEQGAGATAVALGMGIIPGGKLAKLFATSKIGKLLGGVASSAWNGAKHYASKAGAMLLSGARNGLLGPGGTMLARAADWIKRKPAAACGCFAAGTLVWTTLGQIPIEDVRIGDQVITLNESTGAIEFQPVVDMIVTEQTSLLRVAVIHESGHREVIDTTDEHPFYEEARVGSWIRADSLAAGDVIRTMGGAAVVDSLSFWSQRVTVYNLTVDNAHTYLVGDEAAWVHNMKCAELPDWITKKFTNPGKIEYHWQKHAEKHGKSLEEYMNDAIAFFNTNRYSKEAFEVTSEVGRAIKIKGKPGGIFAPDGRIITFWYD, translated from the coding sequence TTGAGCCAGGTGCTGGTGGCCGACCACCTGCTGCCCTTCCCGCAGATGCACCTCGGCCACAAGGGGATCTTCATCGACCGGCTGGATGCGGCGGTTGTAGATAGTGCTGCCAATGAGTCGCCTCGTCTGGTACCCTTCGGCCACACGATCTGTCACAACCGAAACAGACTCTACTCGCCGCAGTTGGGCCGCTTCTTCCAGCTCGACCCCAACGCCACGGCGATGGCGCTCCTGGAGGCGTCGGTCTACCACGGCAAGGGCGTCGGAGCCCTCGCTCTCGCCTTCTCCGCCGAAGACATGTACGGGGACGGGATGAACCTGTACGAGTACCTCGGGTCCAACCCTTGGAACCGCAGCGATCCGCTAGGTCTCAGTTGGGACCCCTTCGACATGGTCGACGAGTTCCTCGCCGAAGACGCGGGATCCAAGGCCGCATTCATGCAGGCAATCGGTATGAGCGCCAAGGCCACGGCCGTTCTCGCTGCGACAATCGCCAGCTACCTGCCAATCCCCGGACTCGCCTCTGCAGGCGACCTCGCCCTATTCGCTCTGGGTGAGCAAGGTGCAGGCGCGACCGCGGTCGCGCTCGGTATGGGGATTATCCCCGGCGGCAAGCTCGCCAAGCTCTTCGCCACCAGCAAGATCGGCAAGCTCCTCGGCGGCGTCGCCTCCTCAGCATGGAACGGCGCGAAGCACTACGCAAGCAAGGCCGGGGCGATGCTCCTGAGCGGAGCGCGGAATGGGTTGCTGGGACCGGGTGGGACCATGTTGGCGAGAGCGGCGGACTGGATCAAGCGCAAGCCCGCCGCGGCGTGCGGGTGCTTCGCGGCTGGAACACTGGTCTGGACGACGCTCGGGCAGATCCCGATCGAGGATGTCCGTATTGGCGATCAGGTGATCACCCTCAACGAATCGACCGGCGCCATCGAGTTCCAGCCGGTGGTCGATATGATCGTGACGGAGCAGACCTCGCTGCTGCGCGTCGCGGTGATCCACGAGTCAGGCCACCGCGAGGTGATCGACACGACCGATGAGCATCCGTTCTATGAAGAGGCACGAGTCGGTAGCTGGATACGTGCGGACTCGCTCGCAGCTGGAGACGTGATTCGGACGATGGGTGGCGCCGCCGTCGTCGATTCGTTGAGTTTCTGGAGCCAGCGCGTCACCGTTTACAATCTCACCGTTGACAACGCGCACACGTACCTCGTCGGAGACGAAGCCGCGTGGGTGCATAACATGAAGTGTGCCGAGCTTCCAGATTGGATCACCAAGAAGTTTACCAATCCGGGGAAGATTGAGTACCATTGGCAAAAACATGCTGAAAAGCATGGCAAATCCCTCGAAGAGTACATGAACGATGCGATTGCATTCTTCAACACAAATAGGTATAGTAAAGAAGCATTCGAAGTCACATCTGAAGTAGGACGGGCAATTAAGATCAAAGGAAAGCCTGGCGGCATATTTGCGCCTGATGGCAGGATAATCACGTTCTGGTACGACTGA
- a CDS encoding DMT family transporter codes for MNAILLAIGAGLCWGIGELCTKSVLHTHKVGPLTAIAVRSTVALPVIWAAWAVAMYVMKVEPREWMKAGTPTLMKLTLGSGLVAGAAAMILFYSALHVGEIGRIKPVAFAIAPAVAVVLGWMLLGEAMTAKKAVGVVMILAGVVVLTGK; via the coding sequence ATGAACGCGATTCTGCTTGCGATCGGTGCTGGATTGTGCTGGGGCATCGGTGAGCTTTGCACGAAGAGCGTGCTGCACACGCACAAGGTGGGGCCGCTGACGGCGATCGCGGTGCGTTCGACGGTGGCGTTGCCCGTGATCTGGGCGGCGTGGGCGGTTGCGATGTATGTGATGAAGGTGGAGCCCAGGGAGTGGATGAAGGCGGGGACGCCGACGCTGATGAAGTTGACGCTGGGTTCGGGTTTGGTCGCGGGGGCGGCGGCGATGATTCTGTTCTATTCGGCACTTCATGTGGGCGAGATCGGGCGGATCAAGCCGGTAGCGTTCGCGATCGCGCCGGCGGTTGCGGTTGTGTTGGGATGGATGCTGCTCGGCGAGGCGATGACCGCGAAGAAGGCGGTCGGTGTGGTGATGATTCTTGCCGGTGTTGTAGTTTTGACCGGAAAGTGA